The Ursus arctos isolate Adak ecotype North America unplaced genomic scaffold, UrsArc2.0 scaffold_18, whole genome shotgun sequence genomic sequence ATAAAGTAACTTCATATGTTACTTTCTGAGATGAAGATGTCTGTTCTGGCAATTAAGGATGATCTGTCTTTTGATATGCTTATTTATGTGGATGTttatgtataaacacacataccTTACGCGGATGCACTTAGATTAGGACGTTAGCGTATTTTTTGAATAGCTGGTAATAATTCAGATTGATATATGCTCCAGCGAGACTGAAGCATCACTTATATATGTTCAGCTAGAaacacttggcttttttttttttcccaaggtaAAGTCAAAATAATTAgagcaagcaagaaaaagaattgaACTAGAAGTGGGTAACATTTTTCCCCCTAGTtaataaaagaagtaataaacTCCATAAAGTACTAGAGTTAAGATCACTAACACTTCAGGCATAACGGCTTTTTACCAGGAATTTACAACTCCTGTTTTAATTCAAGCAGCTTGCATTGGGACATAAAatctaggtattttttaaaagtgtagttTTATGGTAAGTAACTGAAGAAAAACTGTCCTCTCCTACAAactattctttcctcttctttcacaGCCTCCTCCTTTCTCACACATGcgtgtacacatgcacacacacacacacacaccttggcaCTCAAGAACTGAAGTTACTAAATCCCTTTTTTATGACATTGTAATTTTTTGGCAAGTGTAAACTCCTTTCATATTCTgccacattcatttatttgaagcTTGTGGGAGTCTTACAGCAAAAACCTTAAATTATTtctgaggctttaaaaaaaaagaaaaagaaatgctctcTAGCCCGACCTTCACTAAGAAATTTCAACAGAGAGAGGAGAGTCTCCCTTCCTCTTAGCACAACAACAAATGATCGCTCACAGCGAGAGAGAGCTGGTAAGGAGCCTTTCACCTAAGAGAGAGCCACTCTCGACAGGACGGATATAATCGACTGCTAATGTACGTGTGTGGTCTTACAACCCACTCTCAGTGCGAATggcctacattttttaaaaaggaaaaatgatcacAATCAGAAACAGGTATCTTAAATAATTATGTAGAAGGATAAGTATGACCAACAAGGTCAATCAGGGTGTCAGGTAATGGTGGCAGACCCCTGGGAGGTGGAAATCAGGAAGATGACCCTTTCAGAGTGTTGCTATCGTGAAACATACTGCCTGTGCACTCAGTATGTACATTCTGTTCTAAGTGCAATTTTTGCCTGAATTTTCAAGATAATGCCGGCAAGAGAAACAGCTTGTTCCTTTCCAGGGAAGGTAAGAATAAGGAGTGTGTAGGAAGCATGTTTGTGCAATGGAAGGTATGTATCGATAAGAGATTTAATGTAACTCTCATCAATAGAAATGTGTAAGAATCTCTTTGTCATTCATCCACCATTAAGCTGCGTTGTCTATTTGGTACTCAGTCTGGAAGACGGTGGAAGTGACTGGTGTAGTTCTTGGAGTGGAGGAGTGAAAGGTCAGCAGAGGCTTAAATGAGCTTGTCTTACATCCAGCTGGGCCAGCAGGAGATCATTAGGAAGATCCGAGGCTCACTTTAGGCTTGTCAGAGTCTCTCCCCATGATACAAGGAGACCGTTTTGCTCATTGCTCTTCTCCCACTATATAAAAAGAACCCGAGAGACAGGATTGACACCAAAGTTTATCTTACTACCAAAGTTTCGCTTGAGGAGGGCACAACTAGCAATTACTCAGAAGGGGGATTTATTTTGTTTGCCTTTGATGGAAAGTAATGGAGATAAGTACAAAAGACCTATTGATCTGCTGGCTTCTATTGTGAAACCAAATAGAGTAAAGGAGGCGAAATCTCTTCCTTAACATTTAAGTGTCGGAGGACCTGCACAACTTCACTTTATAAAAGATTTTTGGAAAAGCAGAGTTTCAATTTGATTTGCAAACATACAGGAAgtgaaatgctttaaaatgttctcttcttGTACTTGAAGAAAATTAACACAGTGTATTTGACAGCTAATTATATGAAGGCAAATATACTAATAGTTATCTCGAACTGGTGCTAAGTGCCTCATTTCTTGAAGGTAGTGAAATCATGTGCATTTATTGAAAATCTCTCTTTAGAAAAGTTCTTTCTAAGTTTCCAAACATAGAGAATGATGGAAAAAATGGATGTTGCTGCTGAGAAGGTGATAACAGGAGGCAGGTAGCATGTTTTCGCATCTTCACCTCTGTTGTTAATGTATGCGGTGGCTCATCAGAGGTAGCTCATGTTAATTTATTCCTGCACACCTGTACAGGGCTGGAAGTCAGGTAATCAGACAGGCAAAAACTATCCATCTCTGCTTTTTAGCTACAGCTACCCAGAGGCCTATATAGGAACAAATTTAGTTCTGGAGACATCAGCAGGTTTTAATAAACCAAATACAGATGTCTTCCTCCATACAAATCAAGAAGTTTACATGTTTAAATCTGGACTGATTTAACTAGCAATCAAAGAGAAGGTTCACACTTGGCACCAATGGTTgcctcatatttatttataaatcaccctaagcaaatattattttgtttttaaatttattcatggGGCTGAATCATCTTTCCTACACCTTGAAGATTAAGCATACATGCTTACCtttctaataaaatttaagaCAAACTCTGGCAATCAGCAGCCACTATTCTCAGAAGGGAGGAACAAAGATGGTGAAGATCACgtgagatgcaaaaaaaaaagggatacaCAGTTCTTTCTAGGCAGATTACCTCGTTTCTGTGTGCAAAGTCTTCATTTTAGTTGAGGGAGTTTTAAAATTGCCAATCACTAAAACAGATATAAATAGATTTTAACGTATCAGCAAATGATAAGAAATTCTAGGGAAGAGGACTGAAGGGCATttatttgctgttgttgttgttgttttaataaaaacCAAGTGTAACTTATAAATGGGCTTCCCTTATACACAGGTGATCCATGGCCATTCAGCCCAGGGATCAAAATTCAAGACAGATGATGAGAAATGACCAAAGGTAAACCAGGCCCAGCTAATTCTGACTATGACAAGTCTCCAAGAAAAGTTCCTTTATAAAGACTAGGTTCTAAGCCAGTTacaatttcttctttcctgggaGTTTTTCATGCGCATACTTCAGAACAAAACGGAGGGCCAGCTTCCTGATCTTTGAAAGAACAGTATCTTAGTAGCAGAAAAGTTAAGAGATAAacaagcaggaaggaagggtgtTTAGGGGAGTGTCAGGTCTAACACTATATTACATTATCAGTTTATACATAAACACTTCAGTAATCACCTTATCGTGCCATAGTTcttcacagagaaaataatttacatttcatttctataattcagaataaaaattattcCTAAAGCCACCTAGTGACTGGATGAACTGATCTTTGTGTATACTGTTCTCCGTCATTAGTGTGGAATGGTCCTCTTTGCTTCTGAATTTATTACACTCACACTCAGTCACAACTGTATAAAAAAAGGACACTTTCGACACTGTGCTTAGAACCCTCAGCCCTAACAAACCATGCACGTTATCACCCCCCGAGCGCTTCTCCCTTTGTAGGATTTTAGACAAAGAACGTTCTTGCTTATCAAAATCTTCAACTTGATCTTATAAAATCTAGGAAGACCATAAGCAAAGACCTGGAAATCTCTAACTGCCAAACATAAAACACAGTATTTAACATCTTTCTCCTCGTATCTTACTAACATGCCTATTTGGAAACCAAAAACGCAATTCCCTTgtgtacagccattttggaaaaagtCCAAGAAGACCTGGGTATCACTTCTGTAAGGTGTGTGTGTAAGACTGAAGACAGGAGGACTGCTTTTATAAACAGAAGGAAGAGGGTTATTCTGTTAGTTTTATCATACATATCCTGTAGCCCTGCACACTTCAGCCCCCACTCAAAATCCCCTCTAATGCTTTATTTGCACAAGGAAGACATTGTGGAGTCAAGGATGGATGAATCAAGActctggggaaaggagagaaataggCCTGAGGACAGCAGGATTAAAGCAAAGAAGCGTTTCTGTTTGGGAAGGTCTGCTGGCTCAGAGAAAGGTAAGAAAATCTGCCTTAGCTTCATCGtgaattgaaggaaaaaaaagcaggacccagATTCCTGGGGCTCTTGTGACTAATATGGCAAAAGTGAAGACAAAGGGGGAAGGTAAGTCCAAGTGGTAGATCCGAGATGTAGTCCAAGAGGCTCTGTTAAACAGGAGATTAAGTTACAAGTCAACATTAGTGGAAGAAGTGATAAGAACTGGCTGAAATGGGAGTATGGTTATGTCTGAGTTCACGCTGTGGAGATGCAGGAAGAGGCAGGTACCCTGATGGCATCACTGTTTCTGGTTACGCGGTGGTAGCTATGCTTGCAACATATGTTAATTCGAGTCATAGACTCAACAAGGATGAACACttgttttaaggaaaagaatgtCAAGAAGTATCATAGTTTTTGTGAAGTTTTTAACTTGGGATAAAATGTGAGTATTCTTGAAAAGCAAAACTTCAAGCGAGAATCAAAAAACTTTCTTTGCACAGTATGTTttttcaatttgcttttcttcatttatcatGTGTTACACAACTCCAGAATTATAAAGATTAGCTGTGATGTGAGATTTCACCCAAACGAAACGTATCACCTGTCTTCTGAGGTTTGCAGTCTCCTGTATGGCTGAACACACATGGGAGAGTATCTGTACTCTGCTTCCCTAGAATATCCCAGGTATTCTAGACACTTATTCTAAATTTCCATATGGCTAGTCATCCGCCAAGCTCCTAATCCTTAGAATAAAAATGGAGATTGAAATATTCTCCTgctattaataaatgtttttccttAGACAAACCACCCTTTCAACAGCACCTACTTATGCATTTGGACATAAGAACACAAGTGCTTGTGTTTTCTACTGGTTTGACATAAATGAAAGCACCACGCTTCGGGTATTGTAGCCTTTTGGTCCCAGAGCCATTTATGCCAGTGTTATGACTTACAGTATTTTCAGCAAACCAACTAAAACTGTGATAGGAATTCATGCAAATAAGCTTAAATTTTGGCTTGTCTTCAAACACTccatttccataaatattttatgcaGGTTTTCAtgagtcttttatttttgttaaaaaaaaaaatccaatgcaTTAACCTCATTATCACAAGTGcactatttcaaatataaaagaatgaatattacTCACAAACTTGGGGGTAGGAGGTTGTGTATagtgttatattttattattcaaattGTAGCTATCTTATCTACTGTGTTCTGGTACTGTCAACGATAACGAGAACCTGAAAAGGACTTTGTGATTGTAAACCGTTTTTACAGAACAAGGTAAatggaagtgggggagaggggtggggaaggggaaatcTTAAAGAGCTTAGATTTCTCTTCAAAGCATGTTTTGAGTTGCATAAAGAGAGCCACTTGTTTTTCTCAGAAACGTTGCTTTTAATGGACTGGGCCCCTTGGATTTCAGTactatggaaaatatttaacttttatttttaaaaagatgtatcttttaaatatgaagacaaaaCCGAGTATTTTAGAAGCAGGTCACTACTTTTCAGTggtacttttattttatgttactttGTCAAAGAATTCTACCCAATTGATAAGCGTGAGAATTTGGGGGGTGGCTATTTGGAAACTTTCCAGTTAATTTTGTGTCTTCTACTATATTGATTTCTACCATGTAATGACATtttgtctaaaaatatttttaaaagacagcatAAAACCAAAAAGCCACAGCGGACGTAAGAGGAAGAATTAACTGGTGTGTGactctggggtggggtggtgtATTATGTAAATGATCTGCTTGCAAGCTTATCTCCTCAAGTGTAGTATGACTGTGTTACCCCACCACTGACCACCTTGACACATtccatttatattacattttctttaggaTTGAAAAAGAACATTGGAGGTTTAAGACCAGCTGCTTCTGTTTAAACCCAACTGTTTCAGAGCTGTAGCCACATAGCTAAGGTCTGATGTCATCTCAAGGCTGGACATAATATATTCTAACTGATCCTAAAAGTATATGCATGCCTCCCCTTCCGTGCATAATTCCCACGACAGACTGTATTTCAGAGATGTGCTCAAAGACACTGTGAAGTTAAAATACAGAAACCCATACCACCATACCATTTCCccacattaaataattattttagtcccattttcttctgatattttcaTGACTCTTAAAAGAATTCAAGGACACACTGAATACTCATGTAAGAATGATAACATTTCTGGTTATACCTACGGAGATGCAGGCTGTCTCGATGTCCTGGACCTATGGTTCTTTCCATCCGTAAATTTCTGTTTCTATATTggataaatatgtgtgtatgaagataatatattgatttaattaaaaagcCACAAGGCAAAGCAGAAATATATATAACAGAAGCTGCGGCTTCTAAGTGAAGCTTCATGAGGAAGCAGGGAACTGTGTACATAGTTAACTTATTCACACCTAGATGCATgggaaaacacacatacacacatacacagagcaCAGAGAAAAATGGCGTGCATTACAGGGTAAGATGGCGTATGATTCTGCATGCTTAATCATAACAAGCACCAACTGCAACAATCCTTCATGAGCATGGCAGCTTGGTTATCTCATGGTCACTGTGGACAATCTTTACAGTGCATCAAAAACATCtaagttggatttttttaatgctgagtCCAACATGACTggcaccctccacccccagcaggAGCAGCCAATGGAGATTTACTGACCTGTCTCTGCTTCGGCGAGAGGGGAAGGCAGCATTGCAGCCAGCCACCGTGCAGACATGCATCTCTTTTAAGTGAACATTCCTGTAGTGGAGCTTCACACTGTAGGAGCTTTTGAAACTCTTCTTGCACACGTAACAGATTTTGGGGTCTGGGCTAGAACACAGGTCACCTTCTGGGGAGAACTTTTGAGGGCTGCCATAATTCAGAGACGATGTAAAACTTTCATGCAGGGCTGCCATGCTGGCCCCCCCACCATTGTACAGTCCATACTGGCTCATGTAAAACATGTCGTAAGTGGGATCTGTGAATTCTTCCTTCACCTTGATGACATCCTGGTGAGAGGGCTCACTGTGGTTCTCATCAGGCCTCTCACTGCTCATCAGGACTTTTTCACTCACTTCACTGTGAATGTGCTCATCCCCTTCCATGGACTCCTCGCCTAGTTTGGGCTCTGAAGACTCAGACTCATTCTCATAGTCCCGCTCAGGTTCTTGGTCCTCGGAAGTCATGCTGTCAGCCCTTCTTATTTCAGTCCTTGAAATGCACCGGGTCCTGCTATGTTTAGAAAAGTCCTTCACAGACATGCCTGGACTCATCTCCTCTTGGGAGTGGCAGTGATTGTCATGGCTCACATCGTTGACCACAGCTCCACCATCGTTGGggtcatcatcttcatcatcaaaCTCATCAGCGGTATCAATGATTTCCTTCTCAATCTTCACAGGCATGCTGGACTTCCTGGGCTTCTTCTTGGGTGCCAGGTCGGCACTGGGCTCATGAGTGGCCATCATCACTACTGgtgctgtgggctcagagggTGGTGGGGGGTGCTGCTCTATGGTACCACTGGCTGGAATGATGGGACTGGTCGGGAGGGAGGTTGGAGGACTCACCATTTCCCCCGGAGTGAGTAAACTTCTATAAAATGGAGGAACTGGCTGTACAGTCTTTAGCCCAGAAAACACCAGCTGGCTAGGCAGAGGATTCTGTAAGACAGGGTCTAGTGGGGGAGTGGTAAAACCCATTGGGGGCCGGCCAGGGCTTGTGAGTGTGAGACTTGATTTTGTACTTGCTATGACAGGGGTGGCAGCTCCTGATGTGGCCCGAATTAAATCTTTGTCTCGGTTATTTCGTAGCATGGGCATGTGAAGGCGAGGATTAGGGTTTGCACTGTGGCGATTCCGGCTTCGGAGGGAACTAAAGACCATGTTGCAACCTTCGATGGTGCATCGGTGTTTGATCTTCAGGTGGACAGCATTATAATGAATTTTGAGAGTACCTTTGTCATAGAACGTCTTCCCACATGCGTTACAGAACACTCTTCCTTTCCTAGAGGCTGACCCCATCCTTCTCATCCGGTGAATCCGGAATGAGctttttgggtgttcagttttGGTCAGATCACTGACTGGGGCAGAATTCTGAATGGGGGATACGCAGGCTGGCTCGGTTTTGGGCTCCACATTAGTAATGCTGGTCAGGGCATTTCTATTGGGTGTCTGATCATTCTTATAAGGTGTGGGAGATACTTCAGATTCACTGCTCTCATTGTATTCATTCTGGGTTGAAAGGCTTGGTTCCCGCAGCCTCAGTCCTGGTTGCTCTAACAGTAACCCGTTTGGAGGCAATCCTAGGAGTGGGGCTGAGACTGGGTTTATGTACTGGAATGGAAGCAGAAATGCAAGGCTGTTGGGGATGTTTTCGAAGTGATGAATGCTGGAAGGGTTGCTGTTCTCTAGGTGAGCAAGAAGGCTGGGACTCCTGGTGCGATTATTGCTCTCAATGAAAGTCCTTATGTCTGAGTCTGTCTTTGAAGATGGTACAGCTACGGCCTGCCCTTCTTTCTCCTGAATTGCCATCAGCTCCACGATGGACTTGGTTTCTCCAAACCGCAGAAACTGCTGAAGGGTGATGATTTCCTCTTCTCGAGACATGATGGCCCAGCGGTCCAGTACCTTGCCGGCAGCATCctagaggccacatcaaagaaacaacaaagataaacacaaaaactTATTGATTGTGCATAATTATTCAATGCAACTGAAGGTGCTCTGCCTGATCATGAAATAGAGAGTGACAGCAGAAAACACACAAGCACTGTTCATAAAATCAACCCACAAAGCAAACTTTTCTGTCATGCAATTGCAGTAATTAGAGTCACAGTTAGAGAAACAGATTTGAGTTTAATGTCATAGCAAACAACATGTAGACCACTGGGGCTCTGTGATCTAACATGCCTTCGCTACTGCTACTTTAACAACAATGGTCTATATGGAATGCAACTATTTAGCACATATTAGTATAAGATGTGAACTCTCGCTGTGCAACCcagggaaaatgcaaaaaaatggtACCTGAATCCGTATTAAATAGTGACACCATAGGAAGGGATTAAGTACATTTTGTGAAATTTACCTCTTTGACACAAGCAGACACGATACTGGCTTCAATGATGAAAATTCCTTTAAATGGGAGCTATTATATAACTTTCTGAATCAAAACGATGAAAAAAGGAGCTTTGCAGTCTGTGGCCCCATTACTGaactgtatttttctctctttaatggCTGTATTTTAGTGTCATTTACTAATGGACACTCTCATAAGGTAGAGTTAAGGAAAAACAGTGattgttgtttttctgaaaattgaTTGTAATCCTATGATTCAAAGTTTGAGTTAGACTTTAAgtatttgactttttattatCTTGTTATAAGTGACGGTTATAGATATTTAGAAAGTAAACATGTGATGGATTTAGATAgaataaatgtgtaaaaatattgTCTCTTAACATCCTCCTCTGATAGCAAAGGGAGCCCACAGAGAATACACATCAGTAATCACCAGACTATGTGTtgttaaatatacattaaaaagcatttcacaCTTTCATTTTTGCTAGTAACTATGAGATTTGCCTGGAGGTAGGACTTAAAAATCCTGCAATGTAATGTCAGGCAATCCATTTCAGCATGGGCTGGGAGAAATGTATTCAAACACTTAAATCATGACTCCATCATTTTCTAGGGCACATTCTTCCTAACCAGGACAGGACACTTCCACAACCTCTGTGAATAATACTTGCCCCAACCTGCCTATcaatttaagaaaacataaaaatcttcttaaaaaacaaaattagatacttattaattacaaagagaaaaaccataaCATTATAATGGAGAAACCtagcagacaccaccttaaccaagtaaCCAAAGTCAACATCACCCGTGTTAAGTATCATCGTGTGCCTCCTGATATATACTGAGAAGGGCACATCATCTTTTTCTTGCCAAAAAATGTATAACCTCAATCTAAATCATGAGAAGATATCAGATAAACCAAAATTGAAGGGCATTCTACAAAACAGTGGCTAGTACTCTTCAAAGTGTAAACGTcagtaaagattttaaaaaaggaccaAAGAATGGTTACAGTTCAGAGGGGACCAAGAAAACAGGACAGATAAATGTAATGTGAGAGTCTAGAGATACCATCCCAAAAAAAAGACCCTTAGTGGGAAAACTGGCAAAATTTGAATAAAGTCTCTAGATCAGTTAATAGTATGGTACCAACCTTAATTTCTTAGTTTCATCAACTGTGCTGTGTTTACAAAGAACGCATCGTGAGGGGAAGCAGGATAAAGGGAACTATGCTACTTTTGCGATGGAATATTCTGTCTCATAGACTGTTCCATTCAGCCCGGTGATATAAAATTCTCTCTGGAACACAACTGTATGGTCTGAACCATGACAACTGGTAAGGAGATacttatcatttatttaaattactttacaAAAAAGAAGCTCTAATAGTTACGTGCCATTCCTCCTAAGGCTCACTCCAGCATTCTATTATTTTACACAAAGTATACGTGTGGGTATGTGCATGTGGGTGTCCATTCCTACGAAAAGGGTCCCTCTTTCATCTTGTAGATAACATGAGCCTTCAGATCAAACATCCTCATGCAGCTATCTGCTCAAAATACTTACATAATGATATGTATATATGGAGACTCTGGGTAATCCTGGAGTCCTGCAAcagccagtttttaaaaagaatcactcAAAGCAATCGGTATCccttacatcctttttttttttttttttttggaatagggCAAAGCTAGGGGTAGTGTTGGTGTTATAggtaaatagagaaataaattgtGATTTTGTATAGATTATCTCATTTGAACCTCATAATAGCTTCCAGAGCTCAGCAAATGTGTAACAGATGAGGGGCCAGGAGTGAAGGAAAGGGGGATGGTTGGCTGAGGTTGTCAAGATGCTAACTTGGGGTCTCGGACTCGAATCCAAAAATTTTGACTCTAAGTTCGTGGAGTGTAACGGCTGTCATCCATAATGCCATTTCCCAGGTGGGCACATTGAGTCTGTGACAATAAGGAATAGGACTTCTCCTGAATAAGGCTGGTCTCTGGAGCACTGCAATGTCCTttacactgtttttcttttaccATCAAATCCACTCTCTTAATTGTTTTTATGGAAGCTTTTACTGTGGATCGTTTCTCAGGCTGCAACGCGACCTGAGCAGCACAGTCGTTCCTTCCCAGGTAGCCTGCACCTAAGTCTGCATGTCGATAATGTACTTACACAGCTGGCGGCCTCTGGTATTAAAACAGCCCTCAGAAACCATAGCAACTGATCAAACCCACCTGAGGCATCTCCTTTCCATCCCCCTCCTATCTTGTCTCCCCCAACAGAATGCAGCAGTCCCATatggtttctcttttctcctggccCGCCACAGCGCCTGCCGCTCTTTCTAAAACCACTGCCTTTCAGACCTCTTTTAGTCTTGAGTAGCTGTCTCCACTAAAATGGAACTGTTACGTTAAACCACTTACTTCTGGTGGAAGAGGTCTAGGTAAGCAAGATTTAGAACTTTGCTGGTAGCCTGAATCATAAAAGAGAAGCCTCATTTATAGTGGTAACAGAAACAGCAATTTATAGTTACATAGAAGGACAATGTAACATCTTTGCAAATAAATGTGCTTGGGAAACAGGACAAACATCCACATTACCCACTCAGACTGGGGTTCCCCTGACAGGGCACCTTCTGCATCTGGGTAATATTAAGCATCACAGAGTTATTTCCAAAGAAGCCACCATTCATATTTGATCAAGGGCATCTAGTATCATCATGCTCATAAACATAGCAactgcagaaagaaagaagttgacTTTCTTCTATAACATCACCGGTCTGCAAGCACAATGCTAGGAATGGCTATCGGTTAGCACATCCTTGGATGAACTGGCTGAATGGGATTTGGAAGTcaccaaagaggaaaaaggaaggccCGGGGTTCTTTTTTCCTGAAGATCTCAGCGACAGAGATAAGCACGCTCGGGTGCAGTGATTCTCAAAACAGTGGCTTGGGACTCCTGTGGTAAGGCAAGAATTTCCATGAGTGGTCTACATGCTATTGAAAAAGGACcactgtcaatttttttttttttaaaccagtctACAAATAATTGAGAACAATCATTTAAAAGACTTCGAGACAATGTGACAACTGCTGCAGCAACAAAAAGtgtgatgattttttattaatttccttttattttatttaagtattgGCTCAAAactgatggggggtgggggagggggaactggTCCTTCCTCACAGATAATTCAAGAAGTACAAGATCTAAAATCTCGGCCCCCATGCCGTGTCAAATAAACTGTACCAGAGTGAGTAAAAGCTGTAAAAAGAGTTAGGCATTTTCACAGAataaacattaataaaacaaaaattcagtcTGGTAGACCAGTATGAATGTCCTGACTGTTGACCAACCCATACTGGGACATGGGTCTTGTGCAGGAATAATAAATCACAGCAGAGTGTGTAACTGGACTCTGTTCCTTCCCATTCCATTTTGCAGTCTGTAAGTCAGTTCCTTGAGGCCTTCCCATTTGTAACCAGAGTTCAGTGACCTTTAAACCTTTACATTGGAAATTGTTATttacaaaatgaggataataagatTTACTCTGTTAAGTGAAATGTAAGGTATTAGTAT encodes the following:
- the BNC2 gene encoding zinc finger protein basonuclin-2 isoform X32; its protein translation is MHYGHHSPVAYSFSTISRIKNVLLNFNSKYLKRLHVYLRESKFPQSEEAEVDVRERETQRDREPKRARDLTLRDSCTDNSMQFGTRTTTAEPGFMGTWQNADTNLLFRMSQQVPVACAGRVLGADFCPNLEEPDQRLEVQAIRCTLVNCTCECFQPGKINLRTCDQCKHGWVAHALDKLSTQHLYHPTQVEIVQSNVVFDISSLMLYGTQAVPVRLKILLDRLFSVLKQEEVLHILHGLGWTLRDYVRGYILQDAAGKVLDRWAIMSREEEIITLQQFLRFGETKSIVELMAIQEKEGQAVAVPSSKTDSDIRTFIESNNRTRSPSLLAHLENSNPSSIHHFENIPNSLAFLLPFQYINPVSAPLLGLPPNGLLLEQPGLRLREPSLSTQNEYNESSESEVSPTPYKNDQTPNRNALTSITNVEPKTEPACVSPIQNSAPVSDLTKTEHPKSSFRIHRMRRMGSASRKGRVFCNACGKTFYDKGTLKIHYNAVHLKIKHRCTIEGCNMVFSSLRSRNRHSANPNPRLHMPMLRNNRDKDLIRATSGAATPVIASTKSSLTLTSPGRPPMGFTTPPLDPVLQNPLPSQLVFSGLKTVQPVPPFYRSLLTPGEMVSPPTSLPTSPIIPASGTIEQHPPPPSEPTAPVVMMATHEPSADLAPKKKPRKSSMPVKIEKEIIDTADEFDDEDDDPNDGGAVVNDVSHDNHCHSQEEMSPGMSVKDFSKHSRTRCISRTEIRRADSMTSEDQEPERDYENESESSEPKLGEESMEGDEHIHSEVSEKVLMSSERPDENHSEPSHQDVIKVKEEFTDPTYDMFYMSQYGLYNGGGASMAALHESFTSSLNYGSPQKFSPEGDLCSSPDPKICYVCKKSFKSSYSVKLHYRNVHLKEMHVCTVAGCNAAFPSRRSRDSKRLES
- the BNC2 gene encoding zinc finger protein basonuclin-2 isoform X16, whose product is MSEEAEVDVRERETQRDREPKRARDLTLRDSCTDNSMQFGTRTTTAEPGFMGTWQNADTNLLFRMSQQAIRCTLVNCTCECFQPGKINLRTCDQCKHGWVAHALDKLSTQHLYHPTQVEIVQSNVVFDISSLMLYGTQAVPVRLKILLDRLFSVLKQEEVLHILHGLGWTLRDYVRGYILQDAAGKVLDRWAIMSREEEIITLQQFLRFGETKSIVELMAIQEKEGQAVAVPSSKTDSDIRTFIESNNRTRSPSLLAHLENSNPSSIHHFENIPNSLAFLLPFQYINPVSAPLLGLPPNGLLLEQPGLRLREPSLSTQNEYNESSESEVSPTPYKNDQTPNRNALTSITNVEPKTEPACVSPIQNSAPVSDLTKTEHPKSSFRIHRMRRMGSASRKGRVFCNACGKTFYDKGTLKIHYNAVHLKIKHRCTIEGCNMVFSSLRSRNRHSANPNPRLHMPMLRNNRDKDLIRATSGAATPVIASTKSSLTLTSPGRPPMGFTTPPLDPVLQNPLPSQLVFSGLKTVQPVPPFYRSLLTPGEMVSPPTSLPTSPIIPASGTIEQHPPPPSEPTAPVVMMATHEPSADLAPKKKPRKSSMPVKIEKEIIDTADEFDDEDDDPNDGGAVVNDVSHDNHCHSQEEMSPGMSVKDFSKHSRTRCISRTEIRRADSMTSEDQEPERDYENESESSEPKLGEESMEGDEHIHSEVSEKVLMSSERPDENHSEPSHQDVIKVKEEFTDPTYDMFYMSQYGLYNGGGASMAALHESFTSSLNYGSPQKFSPEGDLCSSPDPKICYVCKKSFKSSYSVKLHYRNVHLKEMHVCTVAGCNAAFPSRRSRDSANINLHRKLLTKELDDMGLDSAQPSLSKDLRDEFLMKIYGAQHPLGLDVGEDASSPAGTEDSHLNGYGRGMAEDYMVLDLSTTSSLQSSSSIHSSRESDAGSDEGILLDDIDGASDSGESAHKAEAPALPGSLGAEVPGSLMFNSLSGSNGGIMCNICHKMYSNKGTLRVHYKTVHLREMHKCKVPGCNMMFSSVRSRNRHSQNPNLHKNIPFASVD